A single uncultured Acetobacterium sp. DNA region contains:
- a CDS encoding gamma carbonic anhydrase family protein, which translates to MMLGKTIFIAKSADVVGKVKLGNFISVWFQAVIRGDVDSITIGDRTNIQDGTVVHVAPGYPTVIGAGVSIGHNAIIHGCEIGDNVLIGMGAIILNGAKIGDNSIVGAGSLVTQGKVFPPNSLIMGSPAKTVRELKPEEIQSIRDNAQEYLDTMKGYM; encoded by the coding sequence ATGATGTTGGGTAAAACCATTTTTATTGCAAAAAGTGCCGATGTTGTGGGAAAAGTAAAATTGGGTAATTTTATCTCAGTTTGGTTTCAGGCGGTTATCCGAGGCGATGTAGACAGCATCACAATCGGCGATCGAACCAATATCCAGGATGGCACCGTGGTGCATGTGGCCCCGGGCTATCCCACAGTCATCGGCGCAGGGGTCAGTATCGGCCACAATGCCATTATTCACGGCTGTGAAATCGGGGACAATGTGTTGATCGGTATGGGTGCGATTATTCTCAACGGCGCAAAAATTGGCGACAACTCCATTGTTGGAGCAGGCTCGTTAGTCACTCAGGGAAAGGTATTTCCACCCAACTCTTTAATTATGGGCAGCCCGGCAAAAACAGTCCGTGAGTTAAAACCTGAAGAAATTCAATCCATTCGGGACAATGCGCAGGAATATCTGGATACCATGAAGGGCTATATGTAA
- a CDS encoding exodeoxyribonuclease III, with protein MKIISWNVNGIRAVEKKGFLPFIEEAAPDILCLQETKAHDHQLEDHLLNIQGYAAYFHSGEKKGYSGTAVYYKQEPLTIRTGLSDSIFNNEGRTIIMEYPDFILYNVYFPNGQKDDERLNFKMDFNRCLQNDVQELLAAGKNVIVCGDINIAHREIDLKHPKENSKRSGFLPEERAWVDDFLSIGMVDSWRVQHPEEIKYSWWSYRFNARANNAGWRIDSFFVSENFMPQVECTDILNDVIGSDHCPIVLTLKS; from the coding sequence ATGAAGATTATCTCGTGGAACGTTAATGGCATTCGGGCTGTTGAAAAAAAGGGCTTTCTCCCTTTTATTGAAGAAGCAGCGCCGGATATCCTGTGCCTTCAGGAAACAAAAGCTCATGACCATCAGCTGGAAGATCATTTACTCAATATCCAGGGTTATGCTGCTTATTTTCACTCGGGTGAAAAAAAAGGCTACAGCGGCACCGCCGTTTATTACAAACAAGAACCCCTGACCATCCGCACCGGTTTATCTGACTCCATTTTCAACAACGAAGGTCGCACCATTATTATGGAATATCCGGATTTTATTCTCTATAATGTCTATTTCCCCAATGGTCAGAAAGATGATGAGCGACTGAATTTTAAAATGGATTTCAACCGCTGCCTTCAAAATGATGTCCAGGAACTGCTGGCCGCCGGTAAAAACGTCATTGTCTGCGGGGATATCAACATCGCCCATCGGGAAATCGATTTAAAGCATCCTAAGGAAAATTCCAAACGCTCCGGCTTTCTGCCCGAAGAACGGGCCTGGGTTGATGATTTTCTCAGTATCGGCATGGTCGACAGCTGGCGGGTCCAGCACCCTGAAGAAATCAAGTATAGCTGGTGGTCCTATCGCTTCAATGCCCGGGCCAACAACGCCGGATGGCGGATTGACTCCTTCTTCGTTTCGGAAAATTTTATGCCTCAGGTTGAATGCACTGATATTTTAAATGATGTGATTGGCTCAGACCACTGCCCCATTGTTTTAACCCTGAAATCATAA
- a CDS encoding UDP-N-acetylmuramoyl-L-alanyl-D-glutamate--2,6-diaminopimelate ligase yields the protein MKLEELIKELKIIEIKNNHPDCNIEKIIYNSKEAVSNSLFVAIVGYVTDGHKYIDKAISQGACAVVHQDELEVYQPEVIYLKVADSRHALGILGSCFYGKPSESMVVTGITGTNGKTSLTYMLKHIFETQGEKCGLIGTIQNLIGDQVVDNRGRTTPESLEVQEIIKEMKDSGCTHLFMEVSSHGLALDRVNGVDFDYGIFTNLTQDHLDYHKTFENYFEAKAKLFYQVKKANIINGDDQWGRKLCGILKEKTAVSMITYGLNLGNDYQAKDLIFGATGTEFTLITPAAEEKVFLNIPGEFMVYNAMAAMIAALEEEVPMAVIKAAMATMPGVEGRMEILNVDAPFDVIIDYAHSPDSLEKLLQSVRKIFAGRIVLVFGCNGDRDKEKRPIMGRIAGEFADMVVVTSDNPASENPMDIINAVVAGVREKTDQYATVELRHEGIYYGATFCRPGDVLVLAGKGHEKQEIMKDETLYYNEWDTAREAVARLNLQSES from the coding sequence ATGAAACTGGAAGAACTGATAAAAGAATTGAAAATAATAGAAATTAAAAACAATCATCCCGATTGCAACATAGAAAAAATTATCTATAATTCCAAGGAAGCCGTCAGCAACAGCCTTTTTGTCGCTATCGTCGGTTATGTGACTGACGGTCACAAATATATTGACAAGGCCATCAGTCAGGGAGCCTGTGCGGTGGTGCATCAGGATGAGCTGGAAGTGTATCAGCCCGAGGTGATCTATCTGAAAGTCGCCGATTCCCGCCATGCGCTGGGAATATTGGGGAGTTGTTTTTATGGCAAACCCTCGGAGTCGATGGTAGTTACCGGCATTACCGGAACCAATGGCAAAACTTCGCTGACTTACATGCTTAAACATATTTTTGAAACCCAGGGTGAGAAATGTGGTCTGATTGGAACCATCCAGAATCTCATCGGCGATCAGGTGGTTGATAATCGGGGCCGCACCACCCCGGAGTCCCTGGAAGTTCAGGAAATTATCAAAGAAATGAAGGATTCGGGTTGTACCCATTTATTTATGGAAGTCTCGTCCCATGGATTAGCCCTGGATCGGGTCAATGGGGTGGACTTTGATTATGGTATCTTTACTAATTTAACCCAGGATCATCTGGATTATCACAAAACATTTGAAAACTATTTTGAGGCCAAAGCCAAGCTGTTTTATCAGGTAAAAAAAGCCAATATCATCAACGGCGATGATCAGTGGGGTCGGAAGCTGTGCGGAATCTTGAAAGAAAAAACGGCAGTTTCGATGATCACCTATGGTTTAAACCTCGGTAATGACTATCAGGCCAAGGATCTGATCTTTGGTGCCACAGGAACCGAGTTTACCTTGATCACGCCGGCAGCAGAAGAAAAAGTATTTTTAAATATTCCCGGCGAGTTCATGGTTTATAATGCCATGGCCGCCATGATTGCCGCCCTTGAAGAAGAGGTACCGATGGCGGTTATCAAAGCAGCGATGGCGACGATGCCGGGCGTTGAAGGCCGGATGGAGATTCTCAATGTGGATGCGCCTTTTGATGTAATTATCGACTATGCTCATTCTCCGGATTCGCTGGAAAAACTGCTCCAGTCAGTGCGAAAAATATTTGCGGGTCGGATTGTCCTGGTCTTTGGCTGCAATGGCGACCGGGATAAGGAAAAACGGCCGATTATGGGTCGGATTGCTGGCGAATTTGCTGATATGGTAGTGGTGACCTCGGACAACCCCGCCAGTGAAAATCCGATGGATATCATTAACGCGGTGGTGGCAGGGGTTCGGGAAAAAACCGATCAATACGCCACCGTGGAACTCCGCCACGAAGGCATCTATTATGGGGCTACCTTCTGCCGACCGGGCGATGTCCTGGTGCTGGCCGGAAAAGGTCATGAAAAACAGGAAATCATGAAGGATGAAACGCTTTATTATAACGAATGGGACACCGCCAGAGAAGCAGTCGCCCGGTTAAATCTGCAGTCTGAAAGTTAA
- a CDS encoding ECF transporter S component has protein sequence MMNDQTKKITYTALMMALTFVMTSLVKIPIPNGYIHLGDGAVLLSAYILGPWGGLIAAGIGSASADYFGGYGAYVLPTFIAKGAMAFIFGYLMKRFPAKNILFFLFPAIIAMIAVYYVSEVILYGSLMGPLLNVPFNALQGVVGVVIVTILHKPLERFRLKPIKL, from the coding sequence ATGATGAACGATCAAACCAAAAAAATCACCTACACCGCGTTAATGATGGCACTCACCTTTGTGATGACATCTCTTGTTAAAATTCCCATTCCCAATGGTTATATCCATCTGGGCGATGGCGCAGTGCTCCTGTCTGCTTACATTTTAGGACCATGGGGCGGGCTGATTGCAGCTGGGATTGGTTCTGCCAGTGCCGACTACTTTGGCGGTTACGGTGCCTACGTGCTACCTACCTTTATTGCCAAAGGGGCGATGGCTTTTATTTTCGGCTACCTGATGAAACGTTTCCCGGCCAAAAACATCCTTTTCTTCTTGTTTCCAGCCATCATTGCCATGATCGCCGTTTACTACGTTTCCGAAGTGATTCTATATGGCAGCTTGATGGGACCATTGCTTAACGTCCCTTTTAATGCTCTGCAGGGCGTTGTCGGAGTCGTTATCGTCACCATCCTACACAAACCACTGGAGCGGTTTCGTCTGAAGCCGATTAAATTGTAG
- a CDS encoding ABC-F family ATP-binding cassette domain-containing protein, producing MNIASIENLKKTYGVKTLFNDISFSIADTDKIGVIGVNGSGKTSMLKIIGDLDSPDAGEVKFFGTRRVEILPQDPDLDPETTVLNQVFSANSPEMNLVRDYEATLAALDDSPEDASLQKRLMSLSQRIDDENLWNLKSQVETILSQLGIHDYHKRIGQLSGGQRKRVAMASALLTPCDLLILDEPTNHLDNDTIAWLENYLLNRKGALLMVTHDRYFLDRVVTKTIELDKGGLYEYTGNYSDFLEQKANRREAQTAIEEKRQNLYRRELAWIRRGARARTTKQKARIQRFEEIKDRATDLSESQMEISVGFSRLGKKVIEIEHLNKSFGPQKIIADFSMILGPSERIGIIGKNGYGKSTLLNLLSGKLQPDGGTITLGDTVKLGYFSQESEDMDLSLRAIDYIREKAEVMENSRGETVTAAQMMELFLFDKNSQWVYISELSGGERRRLYLLGILMMAPNVLLFDEPTNDLDIDTLTILEAYLDEFQGSVLTVSHDRYFLDRTCEQIFSFDGKGHITTQTGNYSDYIKKHPLTGLGTKSENSDQIIKKSELLAVEKPKTRKPGLTYKEKREQEALLLDLEAKDQRLDFVTQKLAEITKDYTVLQELAEEKAVLEEELLEIMDRLETLENLEKGE from the coding sequence ATGAATATTGCCAGTATTGAAAATCTCAAAAAAACCTATGGGGTGAAAACCCTCTTTAATGATATTTCTTTTTCCATCGCCGATACCGATAAGATTGGGGTGATTGGGGTCAATGGTTCGGGAAAGACCTCGATGCTGAAGATTATTGGCGATCTTGATAGCCCCGATGCCGGTGAAGTCAAATTTTTCGGTACCAGACGGGTGGAAATTCTTCCCCAGGACCCAGATCTTGACCCGGAAACTACCGTGCTCAATCAGGTCTTCTCCGCTAATTCACCAGAAATGAATCTGGTCCGGGATTACGAGGCGACGTTGGCGGCATTGGATGACTCTCCGGAGGATGCATCATTGCAAAAGCGGCTGATGTCCCTATCTCAGCGCATTGATGATGAAAACCTCTGGAACCTGAAATCCCAGGTGGAAACAATCCTATCCCAACTGGGCATTCACGATTATCATAAACGGATCGGCCAACTGTCTGGCGGCCAGCGCAAGCGGGTGGCTATGGCCTCGGCGCTGCTGACCCCCTGTGATCTCCTGATTCTGGATGAGCCCACCAATCATCTGGATAATGATACCATCGCCTGGCTGGAAAATTACCTGTTAAACCGTAAAGGAGCCTTGCTGATGGTTACCCATGACCGCTATTTTCTGGATCGGGTGGTGACCAAAACCATCGAATTGGACAAGGGTGGCCTCTATGAATATACCGGCAATTATTCCGACTTTTTAGAACAGAAAGCTAACCGTCGCGAAGCCCAAACCGCCATCGAAGAAAAACGTCAAAACCTCTACCGCCGGGAACTGGCCTGGATTCGTCGGGGTGCCCGGGCCCGGACCACCAAGCAGAAAGCCCGGATTCAGCGGTTTGAAGAAATTAAAGACCGGGCCACCGATCTTTCCGAAAGCCAGATGGAAATCTCGGTGGGATTTAGCCGTCTTGGCAAAAAAGTGATTGAAATTGAACATTTGAATAAGTCTTTCGGCCCACAGAAAATCATCGCTGATTTTTCGATGATCCTCGGCCCCAGTGAGCGGATTGGCATCATCGGCAAAAACGGCTATGGCAAATCCACATTGCTCAACTTACTATCCGGAAAACTGCAGCCGGATGGCGGCACCATCACTCTGGGTGATACCGTCAAACTCGGTTACTTTTCTCAGGAATCAGAGGATATGGATCTGAGCCTCCGGGCCATTGATTACATTCGGGAAAAAGCCGAAGTCATGGAGAATTCCCGGGGCGAAACTGTCACTGCCGCCCAGATGATGGAACTTTTCCTGTTTGATAAAAACAGTCAATGGGTTTACATCTCCGAGCTTTCCGGCGGGGAACGGCGACGGCTCTATCTTTTGGGAATCTTAATGATGGCTCCCAATGTGCTGCTGTTTGATGAACCCACCAACGATCTGGATATTGACACCCTGACCATTCTGGAAGCCTATCTGGATGAGTTTCAGGGATCAGTGCTAACTGTTTCCCATGACCGTTATTTTCTGGATCGCACCTGCGAACAGATTTTTTCCTTTGACGGCAAAGGCCATATCACCACCCAAACCGGTAATTATTCAGATTATATAAAGAAACATCCCTTGACTGGATTGGGTACAAAGAGCGAAAACTCGGATCAAATAATAAAAAAATCCGAACTGCTCGCCGTCGAAAAACCTAAAACCCGTAAGCCGGGCCTGACCTATAAAGAAAAACGGGAACAGGAGGCCCTGCTCCTTGATCTGGAAGCTAAGGACCAGCGATTGGATTTTGTCACCCAGAAACTGGCGGAAATAACTAAGGATTACACCGTCTTGCAGGAACTGGCTGAAGAAAAAGCGGTTCTGGAAGAAGAATTGCTAGAGATCATGGATCGGCTGGAAACGCTCGAAAATCTGGAAAAAGGGGAGTAA
- a CDS encoding GntR family transcriptional regulator, whose product MGSPEYLKIVDAIKNRITSEEIKPGDAIQSENLLCEEFNVSRMTVRKGLAVLVNEGYIYSIPGKGNYVCEPNLDSYTLHFDEMMTTEKKGEEIRLIEVNVVKPSYEVGFNLEIPENKHVIVVKRVFVSDGIVKAFDVKYIPYYRGIPIVEKEIRYATFPEMVAKKNSIFAMTKKLKIRAMAAKGEVSQILDIMEGDPVLVVEQKLMDEKDHPIGWGLMYFTGDDSGLEAIASFD is encoded by the coding sequence ATGGGATCCCCCGAATATTTAAAAATAGTTGATGCAATAAAAAATAGAATAACCAGTGAAGAAATAAAACCGGGTGATGCTATTCAATCAGAAAATCTTCTTTGTGAAGAATTTAATGTCAGTCGAATGACGGTGCGAAAAGGCCTGGCGGTTCTTGTCAATGAGGGCTATATTTATTCCATTCCCGGCAAGGGCAACTATGTGTGTGAACCAAATTTGGACTCGTATACCCTGCATTTTGACGAAATGATGACAACCGAAAAAAAAGGTGAAGAAATCCGACTCATTGAAGTCAATGTGGTCAAACCAAGTTACGAGGTCGGTTTTAATCTGGAAATTCCGGAAAACAAGCATGTCATTGTCGTGAAACGGGTTTTTGTCAGTGATGGCATCGTTAAGGCCTTTGACGTCAAATATATTCCCTATTATCGGGGCATTCCGATTGTTGAAAAAGAAATTCGTTATGCCACATTTCCCGAAATGGTCGCCAAAAAGAACTCGATTTTTGCGATGACTAAGAAACTCAAAATTCGAGCCATGGCAGCAAAAGGCGAAGTCAGTCAAATTCTTGATATTATGGAAGGCGATCCTGTTCTGGTTGTGGAACAGAAGCTTATGGATGAAAAAGATCACCCCATTGGTTGGGGTCTTATGTACTTTACCGGTGATGATTCTGGGTTGGAGGCAATTGCTTCTTTCGATTAG
- a CDS encoding cobalamin-dependent protein (Presence of a B(12) (cobalamin)-binding domain implies dependence on cobalamin itself, in one of its several forms, or in some unusual lineages, dependence on a cobalamin-like analog.), whose product MKQSIVRSIEGLYEDRTLELVRIAIRKGFKPIDIFNWLQTGMERVGKLYETSDYFIADLIFAGIIFQEVMELEELKEITKVTPKNKIGRLLLFSVFGDCHDIGKNIFGSFARTAGFELIDLGTDVSLYQVMEAIETVKPDIIGLSGMQQETIYEMRAVVCELVNRGIRDDYRVIIGGAVIDEKAGQIVGADFATKDVMQGVEKCKLWMIEKAGQKNNDK is encoded by the coding sequence ATGAAACAAAGCATTGTAAGATCCATCGAAGGATTATATGAAGATCGAACTCTCGAGCTCGTTCGAATTGCCATTCGCAAAGGCTTTAAACCAATTGATATTTTTAATTGGCTACAAACCGGAATGGAGCGAGTCGGTAAATTATACGAAACCAGTGATTATTTTATTGCAGATTTGATATTTGCCGGGATAATTTTTCAGGAAGTCATGGAATTAGAAGAATTAAAGGAAATTACAAAGGTAACTCCTAAGAATAAAATAGGCAGATTACTGCTTTTTTCAGTATTTGGTGATTGCCATGATATCGGCAAAAATATTTTTGGATCGTTTGCCAGAACGGCTGGGTTTGAACTCATCGATCTGGGGACGGATGTTTCCCTCTATCAGGTTATGGAGGCCATTGAAACAGTCAAACCGGATATTATTGGTTTAAGCGGCATGCAACAGGAGACTATTTATGAAATGCGAGCGGTTGTTTGCGAATTGGTCAACCGGGGAATCCGGGATGATTATCGGGTGATTATCGGAGGCGCTGTGATCGATGAAAAAGCCGGACAAATTGTTGGCGCTGACTTTGCTACAAAAGACGTGATGCAGGGTGTTGAAAAATGCAAATTGTGGATGATCGAAAAAGCAGGTCAAAAAAATAATGATAAATAG
- a CDS encoding cobalamin-dependent protein (Presence of a B(12) (cobalamin)-binding domain implies dependence on cobalamin itself, in one of its several forms, or in some unusual lineages, dependence on a cobalamin-like analog.), producing MLDLKVLTQAVGDLEEEDVMDILNDFVATNPSEAEAQEAVAACQGGMAIVGDLFEKGEYFVGDLIFAGELLTEAINVLKPVLGSDDSAVAGTIILGTVHGDLHDIGKNIFKSMSEAAGFEVVDLGIDVAPEIFVEKAKACNPAIIGMSGVLTLAIDSMKETVDALKAAGINAKVIIGGNPVTKESCEYVGADQFTTNAAEGVKICQGWV from the coding sequence ATGCTGGATTTAAAGGTTTTAACACAGGCAGTTGGAGATTTAGAAGAAGAAGATGTTATGGACATACTCAATGATTTCGTCGCTACAAATCCCTCAGAAGCAGAAGCACAGGAAGCAGTTGCAGCATGTCAGGGCGGTATGGCAATTGTCGGTGATCTTTTCGAAAAAGGTGAATATTTTGTTGGCGATCTGATCTTCGCTGGAGAATTATTAACTGAAGCAATTAACGTCTTAAAACCGGTTTTAGGCAGTGATGACTCTGCTGTTGCCGGGACCATCATTTTAGGAACCGTGCATGGCGATTTGCATGATATCGGAAAAAATATCTTTAAAAGTATGTCGGAAGCGGCCGGTTTTGAAGTGGTCGATTTGGGAATCGATGTGGCTCCGGAAATCTTTGTAGAGAAAGCCAAAGCTTGCAATCCCGCAATTATCGGAATGAGCGGTGTTTTAACCCTGGCGATTGACTCAATGAAAGAAACTGTCGACGCATTAAAAGCAGCAGGTATCAATGCTAAGGTGATTATTGGCGGAAATCCGGTTACTAAAGAATCATGCGAGTATGTGGGAGCAGATCAATTTACAACGAACGCAGCAGAAGGCGTAAAAATTTGCCAGGGTTGGGTATAA
- a CDS encoding DUF1638 domain-containing protein yields the protein MKESILLIACGMIQDEMSLAMKNTGINYDTIWMSAELHNNPDFLKLELQKEIDNHQEYDLILLAYGNCGKALIGLRSEHTKLALLRSEDCIHMLLHNKKGLKSTRGETYFITKGWMLGRKSLKEEYHYAINKYGPKRAEMIMEIMFKNYKSLMMIDTGAYDLEEWIHCARHLSQVLKLDFVITRGDVELLEMFISLNWDHRVAVISPGCEITMDDFGVECLVASCANML from the coding sequence ATGAAAGAAAGTATCTTATTAATTGCGTGTGGAATGATTCAGGACGAGATGAGCTTGGCAATGAAGAATACCGGCATCAATTATGATACCATTTGGATGAGTGCAGAACTTCATAACAATCCGGACTTTCTGAAACTGGAACTGCAAAAAGAAATCGACAACCACCAGGAATATGACCTGATTCTGTTGGCCTATGGCAATTGCGGAAAAGCGCTAATCGGTTTGCGAAGTGAGCATACTAAGCTGGCATTGCTCCGTTCGGAAGACTGTATTCATATGCTGCTACATAATAAAAAAGGTCTGAAATCCACCCGCGGTGAAACTTATTTTATTACCAAAGGCTGGATGTTGGGGAGAAAATCCTTAAAAGAAGAATATCATTATGCCATTAATAAATATGGCCCTAAACGCGCCGAAATGATTATGGAAATCATGTTTAAAAACTACAAGTCACTGATGATGATTGATACCGGTGCCTATGATCTGGAAGAGTGGATTCATTGTGCCAGACATTTAAGCCAGGTGCTGAAGCTGGACTTTGTTATCACTCGGGGAGACGTGGAGCTTTTAGAAATGTTCATTTCACTGAACTGGGATCATCGGGTCGCGGTCATCTCACCGGGATGTGAAATTACCATGGATGATTTTGGGGTGGAATGTCTAGTGGCATCATGTGCCAATATGCTATAA
- a CDS encoding molybdopterin-binding protein: protein MKLIPVEDSLGMLLAHDMTEIIPGKHKKAVFKKGHKIEKEDIARLLTMGKEHIGIIEYKEGDIHENEAAIRMARAAAGKGITLTEPSEGKVNLIAGDSGLLKVDFETLLKINSIDDLMIATLHTDQLVDEGTIIGGTRIIPLITEEKNIIEMEELCNKNFPVIQVLPLRKLNVGIVTTGSEVYHKRIEDKFGPVIREKFAELDCEVIRQLIVNDEAEMISDAIFKLIDEGAQLVVCTGGMSVDPDDVTPLGIRNTGATVVTYGAPTLPGAMFMLAYQGEIPIVGLPGCVMYAKRTIFDLVIPRLLADERLVKEDILRLGHGGLCRNCEICSFPNCGFGKGGLY, encoded by the coding sequence ATGAAACTAATTCCGGTTGAAGATTCTTTGGGTATGTTATTAGCCCATGATATGACAGAAATAATTCCAGGAAAACATAAAAAAGCGGTCTTTAAAAAAGGACATAAGATTGAGAAGGAAGATATAGCAAGATTGTTGACAATGGGAAAAGAGCATATCGGTATCATTGAATACAAGGAAGGCGATATTCATGAAAATGAAGCGGCGATCCGAATGGCCAGAGCTGCCGCCGGTAAGGGCATCACATTAACTGAACCATCAGAAGGAAAGGTCAATCTTATTGCCGGAGATTCAGGCCTGCTAAAGGTCGATTTTGAGACGCTTCTTAAAATAAATTCTATCGATGATTTAATGATCGCAACGCTCCATACTGATCAATTGGTGGACGAAGGAACCATCATCGGGGGAACCCGGATTATTCCCCTTATCACGGAGGAAAAGAATATTATTGAGATGGAAGAACTCTGCAATAAAAATTTTCCGGTTATCCAGGTGTTGCCGCTGCGCAAATTAAATGTTGGAATTGTTACCACTGGTAGCGAAGTATATCATAAACGGATTGAGGATAAATTTGGCCCGGTTATTAGAGAAAAATTCGCGGAACTGGACTGTGAAGTGATCAGACAACTCATCGTTAATGATGAAGCAGAGATGATTTCTGACGCTATTTTCAAACTTATTGATGAAGGGGCCCAGCTTGTTGTCTGTACCGGTGGGATGTCAGTGGATCCTGATGATGTCACACCATTAGGAATCCGCAACACCGGCGCCACAGTGGTAACCTATGGAGCACCGACGCTACCCGGGGCGATGTTTATGCTCGCCTATCAGGGGGAAATCCCGATTGTTGGTTTACCCGGGTGTGTGATGTATGCCAAGCGGACGATTTTTGATCTGGTCATTCCAAGATTATTGGCAGACGAGCGATTAGTCAAGGAAGATATTTTAAGACTGGGACATGGGGGCTTATGCCGAAACTGTGAGATCTGCTCATTTCCGAACTGTGGATTTGGAAAAGGCGGACTTTATTAA